The genome window TTTAGATTGGCAGATTGTTGATTTTCGGGATTGAATGCTGAAGCCACATCTAAAATCGGCAGTGTCAAATCTACCAAACGGTTGATGGAAGTGCGATCGGTTTCTGCAGTTGCTTGCCAGTTTCCCGCTACTATTTCTCCGTTTAAATTGACATTGCTGTCGGCAAAATTGAGCCTGCCGTTAGCATTAATATTGATTCCGTCGGCAGTCAAATTGTCAACATTTCCCGCGGCTTGAAATTCACCTGCTAGCTGTCCGCCCAGCGATTTTAGATTTTGGATTTTGGATTTTAGATTGTCTAGATTGGCGGTCGTTCCCCGTGCTAAAAACGGCAAGCCAATATCAATTAATTGATTGACGGCAACTTTTTCAGTGTTGCCAACAACTTGCCAGTTCCCCGATTCTAGTTCGCCATTAACATCAACTATACTGTCAGCAATATTCAGCCTTCCTTTGCCCGTCGCTGCGATCGCCTTTAAACTCAAATCGTCCAGAGTTCCTGCTGCTTCCAGGGTTCCGCTGAACAAACCCGCTAGTTCAGGAGGCAAATTAAGCCCCGGTACGACTTGCTGCAAACTGTTGAGTTCCACGCCATTGCCCTCGATCAAAGCTTGCCACTGACGGTTTTTTAGCGCCGCATCCACGTTAACAGAAGCGTCGCCAATTTTCACAACTGTATTTTGTAAATCCGCCGAATTACGTCCGGCTCGAATTTCGCCCGCTGCGGGGAAAGTTGCTTGCGGTGCTTGCCATTGAACTCTCGCTTGAATGTTGTCTAACGGGCCGAAAATTTGAGTTTTGGCGGAGACACTGCCAATATTAACACCAGCAGGAATTGGGAGAGCGTAAATTTGGGCGATCGCGTCTCCGGGTACATTTTCAGCTTGGAAGTCAAACACCAAACCCGATCGCGAATTCTCACTTCCCAATGCAATATCGACTTCACCTTTGCCGCCAATTTTACCGCCCGCCGCCGGCACTACCAAAATATCGCTCAAAGTCAAACCTAAAGAGGAAAACGGGGGAATAGAAGATTGAGAATTGGGAGTTGGGATTTGAGCCATTCTCCCCCGTTCCAATTTGAAATTAGTGCTAATATTATTTAATTGCAGTCGATCGACCGTAGCGGGTTTTGTCGAGGCGATCGTACCTGTCAGCACCGGCATAGCAACTGTTCCAGTCAGCTTGGCATCCGCCTTCACTTCCCCCGCAACCGCAACGGGCAATGCTACTTTTTGCCCTAACTCTGTTTCCACCGCACTGACAATACTTGCAAAAGCGACTGGTTGCACGTTCGTTGTCAGATTGAAGCTAGCTTGTTGGAGATTAAAATTAGTTCCAGTTGCAACTGTTCCTGCTATTTTCAGCGGAATTAAACCGTAATTAGCCGCCAGACTATCGACAATCAAATTAGTTCCCTGAAACCGCAACTGACCGCTGCTATTTTGTACGATCTGTTTCAGCGGAGAAATGCTCGCTTGCACTCCTCCAAAACTAGCCGCTCCGGTAATTCCCGATACTTTATTGTCTCGCAATTGCACGGTCAAATTGCCATTAGCCAGACCTTTTTGTAAATAAATGCCGGGAAGCTTCAGCAAGCGAGCGAGGTCGGGCAAAGGCAAATTTTGACCTTGCAACTGCACGTTAGTTTGAGCCACAGGTAACAGAGAATCCGCTTTTACTATAAAATTATCGCTGTTAGTAAACTGACCGTTTAGTTCGTAGAGAACGCGCTGATTTTGGTCGCGAAATAGAGCGCTGCCATTTTTCAAGCTTACAGAAATGGGAGCCGAAGTTTTCTGTCCGACTGCGGGACTCGGCACCAAAACTGCGGCGACATTTTCAGCTCGAATTGCCTCAACTTCAGTTTTAAATAAACCCGGAGATTTCCGCTCCGCAGTTGGAATATTAACCCAGCGGCCCTGAGCATCCTGTTCGATATAAGCGCTGGGTTTAACTAAGGTAATATCTAATTTGAGAGTGCGGTTGAACAGCAGTGGCAAGATTGAAAATTTCACTTCCACTGCTTCTGTAGAAGCGTAATCGGGATCGGTAGGAGTTGCAGGTAAAGTCGATCGGCCAAACCGCAAACTTGTCAGAGAAAATCTCTCCAAACGTCCGATTTGCACAGGCCGCTTCAGCAACTGACTGACTTCAGTTTCCACCAAAGGAGCTAACTTTTCCCGCACCCACTGGTATCCTACCGCCGCCGCAACCAAGGCGATAATGCCCAATCCCGTACCGCTAAGCAGCAGCAGACGCCACCAGCGGCGGTGGGGACGGGGTGCGAGTTGATTTTTGTCGTCGTCCGAGTTAGTCATGGGTGTTTCTCAGAAATCAGAGAATTCAGGAATTAAGGAAATCAGCCGATTTTAGACAGGTATAATTTCTGTGATTCGCCAGGGTGGCTTCTGCCTTTGGTAGACTCACAAGTGAGGTCGGAAGTGCCGTAGGGGCGTAAGCGTTGCCCGCCCCTACGGGGGCTACGCCAACGCAGAGGATCGAATTTCAAGATTCACGTCGCACTCCGGGGCAGAGTCCAATAACCTTTACTAAACTTAATCAAAACACGCAACACGATTTAAAACCAAGTCCTCCAACTCCCCTAAATCCATTCGATCCCGCCAGTGGACGATCGTCAATCTAAAATCTAAAATAGAACATCTAAAATCGGTTAGATTCCCCCTGCAGTGCAGGATCGGTGGTGAATCTGAAATCTCAAATCTCAAACCAAGTCCTCCAAAGGGCCTAAATCCATTCGATCCCGCCAGTGGACGAACGTCAATCTAAAATCTAAAATAGAACATCTAAAATCGGTTAGATTCCCCCGCAGTGCAGGATCGGTGGTGAATCTGAAATCTCAAATCTCAAACCAAGTCCTCCAAAGGGCCCAAATCCATTCGATCCCGCCAGTGCACGATCGTCAATCTAAAATCTAAAATATAAAATCTAAAATCGGTTGCCCGATCGCTTCTAAGATAAAAAAACGGTGGTTAAGAAGGTCTTTAAAACTTATGCGAGTGTTCGTCTTACTCTTCAATGCCCGCACCGAGAACGAGGGAATTCATACCATTCAACTCGGCGATCGCAATAAAGTTCTAATGTTTGAGTCAGAAGACGACGCCACCCGCTTTGGCGTGATGTTGGAAGCTCAGGATTTCCCCGAGCCCACTGTTGAGGCGATCGACGAGGAGGAAATTAAGGAGTTCTGCGACAGTGTAGATTATGATTGGGAACTTGTGCCAGCAGGCGCGCTGGCGATCCCGCCAGAAGACAATGTAACACAGACTCAGTGGCAGCCGGACTCCGAGCCCGAGCCCGAGATCGATTCTGAGGTTTCCCAAAATGAACTGGATTCTATTCGCCGCCGACTCGAAGGACTTTTGTAATGGGAAGTTCGGCAACGAGTAGTGTACGGGATTGAATGGATGGATATTGAGGCTCGAGGTGAAGAAGGAAGAGGGAAGAAGAATAAATTTGATATCTTCCAGCGCGATCCTAGGCTCAATTTCTAGATGAAGGCTTCCAGGCTGAACCGGGGACTGTTTATGTCTCTTGACTTCGGTTGCTAGCCGACAACTGACAATTAACAACTGACAAAAAATGAAGAATTTGGAAGAACGGGGCCATCTGCTGACGGAACAGGTGAATGCCAACAGCGAGAATTTAGACCAACTCAGTTCGATCGAATTAGTGGACTTGTTCAACCGGGAAGATGCCCAAACCTTAAGCGCGATCGCCCGTGCCCGCAAACAGTTAGCCCAAGCGATCGACATTGCAGCCGAGTCTCTGCGTCAGGGAGGCCGCCTGTTTTACGTCGGTGCCGGTACTTCCGGGCGTTTGGGGGTGCTGGATGCGGCCGAGTGTCCCCCTACCTTCTGCACGCCGCCAGAACTCGTACAGGGCATAATTGCCGGGGGCGCGGGGGCTTTGGTGCGGAGTTCGGAGGATTTGGAGGATCGGGCTGAGGATGGGGCCGAGGCGATCGCCCACCGTCAAATTACCAACTTAGATGTGGTTGTCGGGATTACTGCTGGAGGTACGACGCCGTTTGTCGCCGGCGCTTTGCAGGCGGCGCGCCAGCGGGGGGCGAAGACTGTGTTTATGGCCTGCGTACCCGTCGAACAAGTGAATTTTGAGGCTGATGTTGATATTCGGTTGTTGGTTGGTCCGGAGGTAGTGGCGGGTTCGACGCGCTTGAAAGCCGGTACAGTCACAAAAATGGCTTTGAATATCCTTTCGACTGGCGTAATGGTGAAGCTGGGGAAGGTTTACGGCAATCGGATGGTTGACGTGGCGGTGACTAATAAGAAATTGCGCGATCGGGCTGTGCGGATGTTGCAGGATTTGACTGATTTGAACCGGGATGAGGCGGGTTTTTTGCTCGAAAAAAGCGGCAAGTCTGTTAAGTTAGCTTTGATGATGCACTGGACTGGTTTGGAAAAGGAAGAGTGCGATCGAATTTTGGGCGAGTTTCAAGGGAATTTGCGATCGGCTGTGGCATCAATTCGTCAGTAGTCAACCGATTTTAGATTTTAGATTTTAGATTTTGGATTGAAGAAATAGACCCCACTGATAAATCCGGCCCCCCAAACCAAATTGCTTTCGGTCAGCAGTCAGTAGTCATTAGTCATTAGTCAGCAGTCATTAGCTCTCTTTTGTCACTTCGGGCGAGAGTATCGCGGTAGGGTGCGTCGCTCATTGATAGTCGTAAATAATCAGAATTCTGGCGGCGACGCACCCTACTTTAATTAGAATAGGAGTAGGATAATCATCTCTACCGAAAGTGACAGAAGAGGGTTAGTCATTAGTCATTAGTCATTAGTCAGTGGTGACTTGTTAGCACAATGCCTTGCGGCGATGATGCCCCATGCCCCATGCCCCATTCCCCATTCCCCATTCCCCATGCCCCATTCCCCATTCAGTTGTCAACTGTCATTGGTACTATCGATTCAACAAATTGTGAAATCTCTTCAGTAGATCTGATGTGATAAACACTTTTGGTATTGTGAGCGCGATCGACATACTCGCGATATCTGGGAGTCAAATACTTGTGACACAACCACAGAGCGCGGTAACTATTAATTGAACTCTTCAAGATCGGACTTTTTTCCGGCCAGCCTTCTGGCGGCATAAAGCTACCTGTGATTAGTCGTTTAGTCACCCACCAGAAATGCACGTATAGTGGCAGATCGACAAAAACCAGACTATCCGCCTCATTGAGTCGAAGCCAGACGGTTTCCATACAACCAAAACCGTCAATAATCCATCTGTCAGTAGCCAAAATTTTCTCATGGATATGCTTATATTCTTCATTTGGAACCTCAGCGCCCCCAGATTGATATTTAATCTTATCCAAGGCGTAAAGTGGCAAACCAGTGATTTCAGATAATTTCTTGCTGAGAGTTGATTTACCGCCTCCAGCGTTGCCAAACACGGCTACTTTTTTCATAGTTATCCATCTTAGTAATCATGCAGTTTGTAGCAAGATTTTGGAGAATTGCTATAACAACTGAAGTAGTAGGGTGCGTCAGCTTCGACAATCTGGGCTACCCATCCAATCCATACGAACTGACGCACCTTACAAGCTGCATAAGTGAAATTTTACACTACCGATTCCCCGTTACCCATTCACAAAAATGCTCGATGTAAGTTGACTTTGACTGACACCCTGCACGATTCCCAAATAATTACTGCCCGACTTAATCGCCCAAGAAGCGATGCTTGCACCTCCATCCAACTGCAAACTCACAGCTTCAAAAGTCAAGTTTGCAAAGCCGATACCGTCAGTCAAACCAATTTTATCCCCAGCCCCAAAATCGACAATTACATCGGCACTAATTAAAGTAGCAGAAGCAGACAAACCTCCTGCCAAGATAAACGTATCATTTCCGCCGCCCCCCGTCAGAATATCTTGACCGCGATCGCCCCCCAACAAATCGTCGCCGTTACCGCCAATCAAGACATCATCTTCTTTGCCGCCGCGAATAGTATTGTTACCGTCTCCTCCGATTAGTCGATCGTTATCGTTGTTGCCGCTGATAAAATCATTGCCAACACCGCCATCAATTAAATCCGATTCTTTGCCGCCCGATAAGCTGTCATTGCCTCCTGCGCCGTTAATTGTATCCGCACCTTGCATTCCATTAATGCTATCAGCACCTTCTCCCCCGGTGAGATTGTCTTTGCCGGAAAGGGCAAAAATTGGCAATCCCGCAGCATTTGTCGGTATTTGAGTATCGGCACTATCTGATAGGAAATAATTGCCGCCGCTGGCTGTATTTTTGGGTGCTGTCGTCGGGCTGCCGTCCCCTGTAGCATTGGGTATTGGCGAAGTAATAGATATAGTGTTTGGTGTGGGAGTCGGTGTGGGAGTGGGAGTCGGTGTCGGTGCGGGATTGACACTACCGTCAAGAGAAGTCGCAAAAACTTGCGTCCAATAGTGATTCCAATTTTCTGTGCCAGTATCGTCGGCTAAAAAATAGTAACCAATCCCAATTTCTTTGAGATTCGGGTTAAGAATGTTAGCGCGGTGGCCGCTGCTGTTCATCCACGATGATACAACTTGTTCGGGTGTAGAAGAACCCGCAGCGATGTTTTCTGCCGCCGCTGAGAATTGATAGCCCGTTGCAGAAATCCGGCTTGCTAATGACGAACCATCTTTTCCGGTATGGGAAAAGAAGTCTTGCAGTGCCATGTTTTGGCTGTGATTTTCCGCCGCATTTAGTAACTGAGTATTTAAGATTAGCGGGGACAAACCTAATTTACTGCGTTCTAAGTTAGTAAGTTCTAAAACTCTATAAATAAAGTTTTGATTGGTTGAAGTTGGTGCGACTTGAGAAGCCGATCGCTCTCCTGTTAAAATGTCCGAGGACTGAGAACCTGAATTTTGTAGTTGTTCAAGCATGGGGATGATAAATAGTTTTAAGACTTGGCTTTGCTGGTAGATGGCTTACCGTCTTAACGATAGTTTCCCCGATCGCAAGCTGGTTGCGTACAATTCAATAATTGTCTTAGTCCCTGCCGCTGCTTTATCTATTTTGATTATAGCTGTTGTCAAAGTGCGGATGTCAAGAGGCTGGCTCTGGTTGGGAAAGGGAAGAGTGCGATCGACTTTGAGGAGAGTTTTCAAGGAATTCGCGATCGCCCGTGGCATCAATACAATTTTCGAGTTGAGATTTTCGAGTTGAGATTTTTCCTGATTAGTATGGTTTACGCTACGCACCCAGCCTGCTGGCTGGCTGGCGAGAAACCCGGTTTCTACGACTTTTGCACAGAGGAACAAGAAATATAGGAAGAAACCGGGTTTCTGAAATATGCGTGCGATCGCGAACAGAGTTTTTAGTAGAATCATCAGAAAAAATTCTAAATTAATTCAAAATTCACAACCGCGCAGGCTTGTTCGCGATCGCCAAAGCACTCTCAAGATTTCAAACTATTTTCTTGTCCGACTTTAGCCTCCTGAGCCACTTGCTCAACCTCATCTTTGGCGAGAATTTCCAAAGCCGCCTCTGCTTCTTTACCGCCCAACCGCCCCAAAGCTTGAGCTACTCTATAACGGATCTGCCAATCAGCATTGGAAGCGTAGGGAAGCAGCAGCGGCAGCGCCCGTTTATCTCCCAATTCACCTAATGCGCTAATGGCAATAGTTTGGATCAATTCGTTTTCAGAAGTCAGGGCATTTTCTAACATCGGAAAGGCTTTCGGATCTCCCATTTCTCCCAAAGCGGCGACGATGCTCAGTTGCACCAACCATTCAGAGGTACTGCTATAAACTTGCTGCAAATCTTCTAAAGCATCGGTTAATTTCAATGCGCCCAAAGCATCGGCTGCTGCTGCTTGCACGTCGGGTTCGGGGTCGTTGTTCAGGCTGTGAAGCAGTACCTCTAAAGCGTTCGGCAGATTCTGCGTACCGAGGGTTGATATTTGGCTGACTGCTGCGTAGCGAACCCGGACGTTTTTGTCGCCGATCGCAATTTGAATCAGTTTATAGGCGATCGCGGGTTCTAGTTGGCGCAGTTGGTTGACTGCTCGCAGTCTTTCGCCAAAATCCTCGGAATTAAGCAATTGTTCGACAGACTCAGGGGTAATGCTCATCGGATTTTAGATTTTAGATTTGAGATTTTAGATTTGGTAATTGGTAATTGCCAAAAGCGAGCGAGATTTAAGGAGCGATTCCCTACGGGATAGCTTCGCTTCACGACTCATGTTCTGATACACTCCTGGAACTGCAAAAGTTAATTAAGACTCCGCCGCCATCGAGCGAATAATATCTCCCCTAGTGAGGATGCCGATTACTTTGCCGGCAGAATCGACCACTGGTAATCGGTGGATGCTGCGATCGTGCATCAGTTTGGCAGCTTCTGGGACAGATTTGTCGGGCCCGATGGTAACTGGGTCTGTACTCATCGCTTCTCCTACTGTTTGTCCTAAAGCCTTGTGGAGTTCTCGCTCGTAACGAGAGGGATTTTCCAAATAAATTACGCTATCGAGCACCATGATATAAGCGGGCGGAGTTACGCCGCTTTCCCGCCACATCAAGTCGGTTTCGGAGATGACTCCTACCAACAAGTCATTCTCATCTACGACGGGAAGACCGCTAATGCGTCGATCGGCTAAAATTTTAATCGCTTCGTTCAAGGGCATTTCGGGTCGCGCCAAAATCGGCTCGCGGCTCATTACATCGGCTACTGTTTTTGGCATGATTAGCGGTTGATTGAGTTGTTTCTCTAAATCGATCATATAGGGAAAGCGCGGCACAGACTGAAGAAAGGCAGCTCTGCTGAAGGTATTCGTTAGAAGGTAGAAGGAAGGAAAAATTTTGAGTGCCAGAATTTTTGCTGTTTTTTTCGATCGCACTCTAAAATTCTGCCCTTTCCCGGACTCCGGCGGGCGATCGGGCTGACAAGATTGTTAAGATATCTTAAAGAGCGGATAAATCCTTAGCAATGCCAGAATCTCCAACCTCAGAACCAGACTCCCAACCAGAACCCCGCTGTGTATTGGTTTGCCAGTATCAATCTTGCCTGAAAAACGGTTCAGCAGCAGTGCTAGCTGCTTTTGAAGCTCAACAAGTTGCAGGGGTAACAGTTGAGGCCAGTAGCTGTCAGGGACAGTGCAACACTGGCCCGACTGTACGAGTTACCCCTGAGGAAATTTGGTATTGTCGAGTTAAACCGAGTGATGTACCCTTGATTGTGGAACAGCACCTCAAAGGGGGAAAACCTGTAGAGGCGCTGTTCAATCCGAGAATTCATGCGCGTTATTATTATTAAAATTGACTTTACTCCGCGACACTTCCAAGCTCTCGCGCATCTAATTTTAATAATTATTGTTAAGGAACTTGCGCTCATCAACCCGGTTTGTACGATCGATCTCTAATATATGTACGACTTGAGAATCAAAGGAATTGCGCTTAGTTTGTTAGTGCTAGTTCTGGGGCGTCCGCCGGCGGTTGCTGCTCAAACGTCGGCGGTTGCTGGGGATATTTGTCCTGCGGAATTGGGGTCACAAGTAGATGCGATCGTCAACCGTCCCGAATTTAGCCGATCGCGCTGGGGCATTTTGATTCAACCTCTATCTTCTACTGCTACTCTCTACAGCCGCGACGCCCAAAAATATTTTATTCCCGCATCAAATGCCAAGCTGCTAACCACAGCCGCTGCTTTGCAGAAACTCGGTGCAGATTTTCGGATTAAGACATCGGTTTACAGCGGCGAAAATGGAAGTTTGTACGTTGCCGGCAGGGGAGATCCTAGCATTGCTGAGCCTCAGTTGAAATCCTTGGCGCAGCAGTTGAAGCAGCGGGGAATCAGTCAAGTTAACGAGTTGATTGGCGATGACAGCTATTTTCAAGGCAGTGCAGTCAATCCGAATTGGGAATGGGAAGACGCGCAAGCTGGCTACGGAGCACCGATTAACAGTTTAATTTTCAATCAAAACGCGATCGACCTTCTCTTGTCCCCGCAGAATCTCGGGCAACCTCTGAAAGTTACTTTTGCCGAACCCAAGCTGGCAAATCAGTGGCAAATCCAGAATAATTCAGTAACAGTCGCCCAAAACGAATCTGAGTTTATTGAAGTTGGCAGAGAGTTCGATCGACCTGCAATTCGAGTTAGCGGACAGTTGAAAGTTGGTGCAGAATCAGAATCAGCTTATGTCGCCGTTGTCAACCCCGCTAATAATTTTTTGCAGCATTTTCAGCAAGTTCTGGCGGCGGAGGGAATTCCTGTCAAACAGGCTTTCGTTGCATCTGCTTCTGGGAATTATAATCAAGAATTAGCGACTGTTGAATCGCCTGCGATGGCGGAATTGGTGAAAGAAACTAATCGAGAAAGCAACAATCTTTATGCAGAAGTTTTATTGAGGTTGCTGGGAAAAGTTACAGACAAAATGCCCCTGCCGCAAACACTCACAGCCAAGATGCCCCTGCCACAAGAGGATACAGGTGAAATCGGTTTGAAAGAGTTAAAGACAGTTTTAACTCAATTAGGAGTAAATCC of Oscillatoria nigro-viridis PCC 7112 contains these proteins:
- a CDS encoding DUF3110 domain-containing protein, with the protein product MRVFVLLFNARTENEGIHTIQLGDRNKVLMFESEDDATRFGVMLEAQDFPEPTVEAIDEEEIKEFCDSVDYDWELVPAGALAIPPEDNVTQTQWQPDSEPEPEIDSEVSQNELDSIRRRLEGLL
- a CDS encoding CBS domain-containing protein — its product is MPKTVADVMSREPILARPEMPLNEAIKILADRRISGLPVVDENDLLVGVISETDLMWRESGVTPPAYIMVLDSVIYLENPSRYERELHKALGQTVGEAMSTDPVTIGPDKSVPEAAKLMHDRSIHRLPVVDSAGKVIGILTRGDIIRSMAAES
- the nblB gene encoding phycobilisome degradation protein NblB codes for the protein MSITPESVEQLLNSEDFGERLRAVNQLRQLEPAIAYKLIQIAIGDKNVRVRYAAVSQISTLGTQNLPNALEVLLHSLNNDPEPDVQAAAADALGALKLTDALEDLQQVYSSTSEWLVQLSIVAALGEMGDPKAFPMLENALTSENELIQTIAISALGELGDKRALPLLLPYASNADWQIRYRVAQALGRLGGKEAEAALEILAKDEVEQVAQEAKVGQENSLKS
- the dacB gene encoding D-alanyl-D-alanine carboxypeptidase/D-alanyl-D-alanine endopeptidase, whose product is MYDLRIKGIALSLLVLVLGRPPAVAAQTSAVAGDICPAELGSQVDAIVNRPEFSRSRWGILIQPLSSTATLYSRDAQKYFIPASNAKLLTTAAALQKLGADFRIKTSVYSGENGSLYVAGRGDPSIAEPQLKSLAQQLKQRGISQVNELIGDDSYFQGSAVNPNWEWEDAQAGYGAPINSLIFNQNAIDLLLSPQNLGQPLKVTFAEPKLANQWQIQNNSVTVAQNESEFIEVGREFDRPAIRVSGQLKVGAESESAYVAVVNPANNFLQHFQQVLAAEGIPVKQAFVASASGNYNQELATVESPAMAELVKETNRESNNLYAEVLLRLLGKVTDKMPLPQTLTAKMPLPQEDTGEIGLKELKTVLTQLGVNPNSYILADGSGLSRHNLISPEALVQTLRFMANSPAASIYRQSLPIAGENGTLKNRLNITPNRVTLQAKTGTLSGVSALSGYIEVPNYEPLVFSIIVNQSDLSAAKMRSATDEIVLLLNRLRRC
- a CDS encoding (2Fe-2S) ferredoxin domain-containing protein, whose amino-acid sequence is MPESPTSEPDSQPEPRCVLVCQYQSCLKNGSAAVLAAFEAQQVAGVTVEASSCQGQCNTGPTVRVTPEEIWYCRVKPSDVPLIVEQHLKGGKPVEALFNPRIHARYYY
- a CDS encoding CAP domain-containing protein, with amino-acid sequence MLEQLQNSGSQSSDILTGERSASQVAPTSTNQNFIYRVLELTNLERSKLGLSPLILNTQLLNAAENHSQNMALQDFFSHTGKDGSSLASRISATGYQFSAAAENIAAGSSTPEQVVSSWMNSSGHRANILNPNLKEIGIGYYFLADDTGTENWNHYWTQVFATSLDGSVNPAPTPTPTPTPTPTPNTISITSPIPNATGDGSPTTAPKNTASGGNYFLSDSADTQIPTNAAGLPIFALSGKDNLTGGEGADSINGMQGADTINGAGGNDSLSGGKESDLIDGGVGNDFISGNNDNDRLIGGDGNNTIRGGKEDDVLIGGNGDDLLGGDRGQDILTGGGGNDTFILAGGLSASATLISADVIVDFGAGDKIGLTDGIGFANLTFEAVSLQLDGGASIASWAIKSGSNYLGIVQGVSQSQLTSSIFVNG
- the murQ gene encoding N-acetylmuramic acid 6-phosphate etherase; the protein is MKNLEERGHLLTEQVNANSENLDQLSSIELVDLFNREDAQTLSAIARARKQLAQAIDIAAESLRQGGRLFYVGAGTSGRLGVLDAAECPPTFCTPPELVQGIIAGGAGALVRSSEDLEDRAEDGAEAIAHRQITNLDVVVGITAGGTTPFVAGALQAARQRGAKTVFMACVPVEQVNFEADVDIRLLVGPEVVAGSTRLKAGTVTKMALNILSTGVMVKLGKVYGNRMVDVAVTNKKLRDRAVRMLQDLTDLNRDEAGFLLEKSGKSVKLALMMHWTGLEKEECDRILGEFQGNLRSAVASIRQ